One part of the Cystobacter ferrugineus genome encodes these proteins:
- a CDS encoding xanthine dehydrogenase family protein molybdopterin-binding subunit translates to MSARASHPDIPRVDARDKVRGATRYASDHVIPGLAHAWLAVATIGRGRLTSLDTQEALAVPGVRRVLTHLDTAGMRSAGFLMNGGYGVQGLQPLLDTAIAHRGQPIALVVADTLEAAREGAALVRATYEQEPISVTLDAPGAEILPQADSPLPKPAYADKVVGDADGALAAAAVRVDATFRGPPQHQNPMELLTTVAEWLDGTLTVCEPTQNAEAVRHGLARVFGLSPDKIKVFSPTVGGGFGQKNALQSHTALVALAARELGRSVKLVLTRGQIYNIASFRPASRHTVRLGAEVSGRMVAAVHETDHQTSRHDLFPLSYAELTSRLYGIANFRGHERLIRNDIQTPGYARAPFEHIAACAFETAVDELAYELGMDPVALRIANDTSVDALTGRLLSSRHVVECLKRGAARFGWETRSPTPGSMTLADGTLVGWGVAIGAYKAATAPAIARLRVTDAGGVHVSVGGHEMGQGIRTAIAATVAAELGVPPETVNVSVGNTGGIPQHLTAGSWGTATVLPTVHQAALNLMKELQLLGGNGPAGRTPQQFLRDAGKPFLEVEARHRAPGQPEAIYERLSQGLPAGAGPVYPDFVSFSYCAHFVEVRIEPRTRRIRVPRVVSVLDCGRVISPRTARSQVFGGVIWGIGAALREESEVDPRYGGFLNADLAEYAIPVHADIGSLEAEFIDEPDPLINELGVKGLGEVVMVGVAPALVNAIHHATGRRIRHLPIRIEDVL, encoded by the coding sequence ATGAGTGCTCGAGCCAGTCACCCAGACATTCCCCGCGTCGACGCGCGCGACAAGGTTCGCGGCGCGACCCGGTATGCCTCTGACCATGTCATTCCCGGGCTCGCCCACGCGTGGCTCGCGGTGGCCACCATTGGCCGCGGCCGCCTCACGAGCCTCGACACGCAAGAGGCCCTCGCCGTTCCTGGCGTGCGCCGGGTCCTGACCCATCTCGACACGGCGGGCATGCGGTCCGCCGGGTTCCTGATGAACGGCGGATACGGTGTCCAGGGCCTCCAGCCGCTGCTGGACACGGCGATCGCCCATCGCGGACAACCCATTGCCCTGGTGGTGGCCGACACGCTCGAGGCGGCACGAGAGGGCGCGGCGCTCGTTCGCGCCACGTACGAACAGGAACCCATCAGCGTGACGCTGGATGCGCCCGGTGCGGAAATCCTCCCCCAGGCGGACTCTCCGCTCCCCAAGCCCGCCTACGCGGACAAGGTGGTGGGCGATGCGGATGGAGCACTGGCGGCGGCCGCGGTGCGTGTGGACGCGACCTTCCGGGGCCCGCCCCAGCACCAGAACCCCATGGAACTGTTGACCACCGTGGCGGAGTGGCTCGACGGAACCCTCACGGTCTGTGAGCCGACGCAGAACGCCGAGGCGGTCCGGCACGGGCTGGCCAGGGTGTTTGGCTTGTCGCCAGACAAGATCAAGGTGTTCTCCCCCACGGTGGGCGGCGGCTTCGGTCAGAAGAACGCGCTGCAATCCCATACGGCGCTGGTCGCCCTGGCCGCGCGCGAGCTCGGCCGGTCGGTCAAGCTGGTGCTCACCCGGGGGCAGATCTACAACATCGCCAGCTTCCGCCCCGCCAGCCGCCACACGGTACGGTTGGGGGCGGAGGTGTCGGGCCGCATGGTGGCCGCCGTGCACGAAACCGACCACCAGACCTCGCGCCACGATCTCTTCCCCCTGTCCTACGCGGAGCTCACCTCACGCCTGTATGGCATCGCGAACTTCCGTGGCCATGAGCGATTGATCCGCAACGACATCCAGACACCGGGCTACGCGCGAGCCCCCTTCGAGCACATCGCCGCGTGTGCCTTCGAGACCGCCGTCGACGAGCTGGCGTACGAGCTGGGGATGGACCCGGTCGCGTTGCGCATCGCCAACGACACGTCGGTGGACGCATTGACCGGCCGGCTGTTGTCGTCCCGGCACGTCGTGGAGTGCCTGAAGCGGGGCGCCGCGCGGTTCGGCTGGGAGACGCGAAGCCCCACGCCGGGTTCGATGACCCTGGCGGATGGCACACTCGTCGGGTGGGGTGTCGCCATCGGGGCCTACAAGGCGGCGACCGCGCCCGCCATCGCGCGGCTGCGCGTGACCGATGCGGGCGGAGTCCACGTGAGCGTCGGTGGACACGAAATGGGCCAGGGGATCCGCACGGCCATCGCGGCCACCGTCGCGGCGGAACTCGGCGTCCCACCCGAGACGGTGAACGTCTCCGTCGGGAATACCGGGGGCATACCCCAGCACCTCACCGCGGGCTCATGGGGCACCGCCACGGTGCTGCCGACCGTGCACCAGGCTGCCTTGAACCTGATGAAGGAGCTGCAACTGCTCGGGGGGAACGGGCCCGCCGGCCGCACGCCCCAGCAGTTCCTGCGGGATGCCGGCAAGCCGTTCCTCGAGGTCGAGGCACGTCACCGTGCGCCCGGCCAGCCCGAGGCGATCTACGAGCGGTTGTCCCAGGGACTCCCCGCGGGCGCCGGCCCGGTCTATCCCGACTTCGTCTCCTTCAGCTACTGCGCCCACTTCGTCGAGGTGCGGATCGAGCCGCGCACCCGGCGGATCCGCGTGCCGCGTGTCGTGAGCGTGCTGGACTGTGGCCGGGTCATCAGCCCCCGCACGGCGCGCAGCCAGGTCTTCGGCGGCGTCATCTGGGGCATCGGCGCGGCGCTGCGCGAGGAGAGCGAGGTGGATCCCCGCTACGGGGGCTTCCTCAACGCCGACCTCGCGGAGTACGCCATCCCGGTCCACGCGGACATCGGCTCTCTCGAGGCGGAGTTCATCGACGAGCCGGACCCGCTCATCAACGAGCTGGGCGTCAAGGGGCTGGGCGAGGTGGTGATGGTCGGGGTGGCCCCGGCCCTCGTCAACGCCATCCACCACGCGACCGGGCGCCGCATCCGTCACCTGCCCATCCGTATCGAGGACGTGCTGTAA
- a CDS encoding peptide-N4-asparagine amidase: MNRLPALLTATGLVLGAISPARAAEPPPEYGTDWDDPRTAVPAVEKPATASCTVKIVDEKFDDFTPYTSTFTPPADCPGPWNKVVLRMEGKVQGVQYDRLGHLEVGGVTIFKTSTPEPSREGITWSVEKDVTAYAPLLSRPQPVWMLIGNVVNETYTGVLDVQVYLTFYQAKGRYEPADTASDVLPLANPRREGSALVGEVTVPANTERLVAEVYATGSGGGCEEFWYFTVPTVVPYSCPADSGPYREVQIEVDGKVAGIAMPFPHVYTGGWSNPFVWYVLPAPRAFDIRPIRYDLTPFVGGLTDGQPHQLAVRVLGVPEGRPGWDLPTHVFVWRDPRSKRVTGELTEHWLGPQTNDSTHALVDGWNQVDTRGSHRLRVSGYLWTSHGPVVTTVEQSVSNESMHRWMGDQENPDALTATWNDSSTVTVFDRGLIPTVSRSDKRFTLDGRISLSPENRLTTTISLHDEEDARTTRWPLTLEHRKLSDLYTGEAAYNYGVPRAERNAVGTSTHRYRLTGERGACYDRSITSRNGFVTEDVQHCD, from the coding sequence ATGAATCGTCTCCCCGCGCTCCTCACGGCGACGGGCCTCGTGCTCGGGGCAATATCCCCCGCCCGGGCCGCCGAGCCGCCCCCCGAGTACGGCACCGATTGGGATGACCCGCGCACCGCCGTTCCCGCGGTGGAGAAGCCGGCGACGGCCTCGTGCACGGTGAAGATCGTCGACGAGAAGTTCGACGACTTCACCCCCTACACCAGCACCTTCACCCCGCCCGCGGACTGCCCCGGACCCTGGAACAAGGTGGTGCTGCGCATGGAAGGCAAGGTCCAGGGCGTCCAGTACGATCGGCTCGGGCACCTGGAGGTGGGCGGGGTCACGATCTTCAAGACGTCCACGCCCGAGCCCTCCCGGGAGGGCATCACCTGGTCGGTGGAGAAGGACGTCACCGCCTATGCCCCGCTGCTCTCCCGGCCCCAGCCCGTCTGGATGCTGATTGGCAACGTGGTCAACGAGACCTACACCGGCGTGCTGGACGTGCAGGTGTACCTGACCTTCTACCAGGCGAAGGGCCGCTACGAGCCAGCCGACACCGCGAGCGACGTGCTGCCCCTGGCCAACCCGCGCCGCGAGGGCAGCGCGCTCGTGGGAGAGGTGACGGTGCCCGCCAACACAGAGCGGCTCGTCGCCGAGGTGTACGCGACCGGCTCGGGTGGAGGCTGCGAGGAGTTCTGGTACTTCACCGTGCCCACCGTGGTGCCCTACTCCTGCCCCGCCGACTCGGGCCCGTACCGCGAGGTGCAGATCGAGGTGGATGGCAAGGTGGCCGGTATCGCCATGCCCTTCCCGCATGTCTACACGGGCGGCTGGTCCAACCCCTTCGTGTGGTACGTGCTGCCGGCGCCGCGCGCCTTCGACATCCGCCCCATCCGCTATGATCTCACCCCGTTCGTGGGAGGGCTGACCGACGGCCAGCCGCACCAGCTCGCGGTGCGGGTGCTGGGTGTTCCCGAGGGCCGCCCGGGCTGGGATCTGCCCACCCACGTGTTCGTCTGGCGCGACCCGCGAAGCAAGCGCGTCACCGGCGAGCTGACCGAGCATTGGCTCGGCCCGCAGACCAACGACTCGACGCACGCGCTGGTGGATGGCTGGAATCAGGTGGACACGCGGGGCAGCCATCGCCTGCGCGTCTCCGGCTACCTGTGGACCTCGCATGGCCCGGTGGTGACGACCGTCGAGCAGTCGGTGTCCAACGAGAGCATGCACCGCTGGATGGGAGACCAGGAGAACCCGGATGCGCTCACCGCGACCTGGAACGACAGCAGCACCGTCACGGTCTTCGATCGCGGCCTCATCCCGACCGTGAGCCGGTCCGACAAGCGCTTCACGCTCGATGGGCGCATCAGCCTGTCGCCGGAGAACCGGCTCACCACGACCATCTCCCTGCACGACGAGGAAGACGCGCGCACCACCCGGTGGCCGCTCACGCTGGAGCACCGGAAGCTGAGCGACCTCTATACGGGTGAGGCCGCCTACAACTACGGCGTTCCGCGCGCGGAGCGCAACGCGGTGGGCACCTCCACCCACCGCTACCGGCTGACCGGGGAGCGCGGCGCCTGCTACGACCGCTCCATCACCTCGCGCAACGGCTTCGTCACCGAGGACGTCCAGCACTGCGATTGA
- a CDS encoding LysR family transcriptional regulator, giving the protein MDRFDAMRVFTRIVELGSFTKAATDLGLPRATVTLAVQQLEARLGARLLHRTTREVSATPEGQLYYRRCTRVLAEVEDAEAELAQGAGKLRGKVRIHMVAGMAAHVVIPALPEFHERYPRIDVEVGTGDRAVDLTREGVDCALRAGVVDTPHLVVRRLAPMPQATCASTLYLARRGEPHSLESLDRHWAVNYVQATTGKPYPLDFVVRGELKQVTMNGVLTVMDSEAYVSGCLAHFGLIQVPAYRLETPMAEGRLREVLANTRPPPLPLALVHPYQRKVPPRVRLFMDWIAALCSKQFGTAAEDAPAED; this is encoded by the coding sequence ATGGATCGTTTCGACGCGATGCGCGTCTTCACGCGCATCGTCGAGTTGGGCAGCTTCACGAAGGCGGCGACGGACTTGGGGTTGCCGCGCGCGACCGTCACGCTCGCGGTGCAGCAACTGGAGGCGAGGCTCGGCGCCCGGCTGCTGCACCGCACGACGCGCGAGGTGAGCGCGACGCCCGAGGGACAGCTCTACTACCGGCGCTGTACGCGCGTCCTCGCGGAGGTGGAGGACGCGGAGGCGGAGCTGGCACAGGGCGCGGGCAAGCTACGGGGCAAGGTGCGGATCCACATGGTCGCGGGCATGGCGGCGCACGTCGTCATCCCGGCGCTGCCCGAGTTCCATGAGCGCTATCCGCGGATCGACGTGGAGGTCGGCACCGGGGACCGGGCCGTCGACCTCACACGGGAGGGAGTGGACTGCGCGTTGCGCGCCGGCGTCGTGGATACGCCACACCTGGTCGTGCGGCGGCTGGCACCGATGCCACAAGCCACCTGCGCGAGCACCCTCTACCTGGCCCGGAGGGGCGAGCCCCACTCCCTCGAGTCCCTGGACCGGCACTGGGCCGTCAACTACGTGCAGGCCACCACCGGCAAGCCCTACCCGCTGGACTTCGTCGTGCGCGGCGAGCTGAAGCAGGTGACGATGAACGGCGTCCTGACGGTGATGGACTCGGAGGCCTACGTCTCCGGGTGCCTGGCGCATTTCGGGCTCATCCAGGTGCCGGCCTATCGCCTCGAGACCCCCATGGCGGAGGGACGATTGCGCGAGGTACTCGCGAACACACGACCCCCGCCCCTGCCGCTCGCACTGGTGCACCCCTACCAGCGAAAAGTGCCTCCGCGCGTGCGGCTCTTCATGGATTGGATCGCCGCCCTCTGCTCGAAGCAGTTCGGTACGGCCGCGGAGGATGCGCCCGCCGAGGATTGA
- a CDS encoding DUF3616 domain-containing protein codes for MFLLVTAGCGSERFDESGAEAESSSLSQGLTSTAFQDGVSPSSSYAGTRDAMIEEEDTNANHGSATSLSASGDTPAGSGNENYILLRWDVSSIPANATIRSASIVVTVSDKADQTYDFYELTRDWTESQVTWEQADSSQEWTSNGADGAGDRNTVSLGSIRASATGTYTVTLNAQGLEVVRKWVANPSSNHGVIVANKDNDNRLEIRSSEYSTKSARPKLTVSWEVASGDGGTDGGGGSDGGTDGGAPVAGTYKGTCDGSGGVWLDSTHFLNFNDESQTARIFAQGSGATAVQSKELSSALGLSSSDEADFEDAARVGNRVYVTTSHARNKDGELETSRYKFFALDVSGTAPTASLQVAGTSSNLLRDMLEASNWTVPNTSVISLLKERSRLSEGTVPELAPKLNGTNIEGLAALPSGELVVGFRNPRSGSNAVMVTLTNPSAVVAGATARFGQALLVNLGGQGIRGMAWSEAHQAMLLLSGPSDESNGPFALWRWSGIAGSAPVKVMDLSAPSDSAPETVIPSPASKDVRIVFDMGSHLIGGKACKDTSSSTQSFSDLIVHLN; via the coding sequence ATGTTCTTGCTGGTGACCGCGGGGTGCGGCTCCGAGCGATTCGACGAAAGCGGCGCGGAGGCGGAGTCCTCCTCCCTCTCCCAGGGACTGACGAGCACGGCGTTCCAGGACGGGGTGTCTCCGTCCTCGAGCTACGCGGGCACCCGCGACGCGATGATCGAGGAGGAAGACACCAATGCCAACCACGGCTCGGCCACCAGCCTCTCGGCGAGCGGTGACACGCCCGCCGGGAGCGGCAACGAGAACTACATCCTGCTGCGCTGGGATGTCTCCAGCATCCCGGCGAATGCCACCATCCGCTCGGCCTCCATCGTCGTGACGGTGTCCGACAAGGCGGACCAGACCTACGACTTCTACGAGCTGACGCGCGACTGGACCGAGAGCCAGGTCACCTGGGAGCAGGCGGACTCCAGCCAGGAGTGGACATCGAATGGCGCGGATGGCGCGGGCGACCGGAACACCGTCTCGCTGGGCTCCATCCGGGCCTCCGCCACGGGGACGTACACCGTGACGCTGAATGCGCAAGGGCTCGAGGTGGTGCGCAAGTGGGTGGCCAACCCGTCGAGCAACCACGGTGTCATCGTCGCCAACAAGGACAATGACAACCGGCTGGAGATCCGCTCGAGCGAGTACTCGACCAAGAGCGCCCGCCCGAAGCTGACGGTGTCCTGGGAGGTGGCCAGCGGGGATGGAGGGACGGATGGAGGAGGCGGCTCCGACGGTGGCACGGACGGTGGGGCTCCGGTCGCGGGGACGTACAAGGGCACTTGCGATGGCTCGGGCGGGGTGTGGCTCGACTCCACCCACTTCCTGAACTTCAACGACGAGTCCCAGACCGCGCGCATCTTCGCCCAGGGCTCGGGCGCCACCGCGGTCCAGAGCAAGGAGTTGAGCAGCGCGTTGGGCCTCTCGTCCTCGGACGAGGCGGACTTCGAGGACGCCGCGCGCGTGGGCAACCGCGTCTACGTGACCACCTCCCATGCCCGGAACAAGGACGGAGAACTCGAGACGTCGCGCTACAAGTTCTTCGCCCTCGACGTCTCGGGCACGGCGCCCACCGCCTCGCTGCAGGTCGCGGGAACCTCGTCGAACCTGCTGCGGGACATGCTGGAGGCATCCAACTGGACCGTCCCCAACACCTCGGTCATCTCGCTGCTGAAGGAGCGCTCGCGGCTGTCGGAGGGCACGGTGCCAGAGCTCGCGCCGAAGTTGAATGGCACCAACATCGAGGGGCTGGCGGCACTTCCCTCGGGAGAGCTGGTGGTGGGCTTCCGCAACCCGCGTTCCGGCTCGAACGCGGTGATGGTCACGCTGACCAATCCCAGCGCGGTGGTGGCGGGTGCCACGGCCCGGTTCGGTCAGGCCCTCCTCGTGAACCTGGGAGGCCAGGGCATCCGGGGCATGGCGTGGTCCGAGGCCCATCAGGCGATGCTGCTGCTCAGCGGGCCCTCTGACGAGAGCAACGGGCCCTTCGCGCTCTGGCGGTGGAGCGGCATCGCGGGCAGTGCTCCGGTGAAGGTGATGGACCTGAGCGCGCCCTCGGACTCCGCTCCGGAAACGGTGATTCCGTCCCCTGCCAGCAAGGACGTGCGCATCGTGTTCGACATGGGCTCGCATCTGATTGGCGGGAAGGCCTGCAAGGACACGTCCTCCTCCACCCAGTCGTTCAGCGATCTGATCGTTCATCTGAACTGA